Genomic window (Athene noctua chromosome 20, bAthNoc1.hap1.1, whole genome shotgun sequence):
CGGAAAAACTCTTGTTATCAGCGTGAGTAGCAAATCTTAACTGCTGTCAGAAGCTACTTATCAAGGACAACGCCACATTAGCTTCAGACACAGAACACAGCATCCCTGGCTATTAATTCTCAGATGCAAGAGCAAGTAccacaatttaaaagaaaaaaaaaaagcagcaacgcATTGAGAACCGCTTAGTTTCTGCTGAGGCATAAACAGCCACAGTGTTTATTTTAGCTCCAAATGGCAAAGCAGTTCAAAAGAACTTCAATGATTCACTTGTTTGAGAGATCTGTCAAAACTTAGTGAGATAAACTCTGATTTTGTGGAATTTGTTCGTTGAATACTTCACTTGGTGTCTTAGATCGGACTGGGCCTTAATATTGGATAGCTCCACTATGTACCAGTTTGGGAAGGCAACTCTTCATGGCAAAAGAGCTCGTAGCTTCCTCAcccactcacctccgccgcgtgGGGTGAAAGCGAGGGGTCTGGTTAGGACACCGGGAGGGATAATGCATCGAGGGGCTGCTGCGGCCCTGCAGGTGCTTACAGAACTCCAGCAGGAACGGGACTAAACCTCCACATTCCCAGAACTGCAAGTCATGAGTCCAAGACGGATAAAAGGTTTCCTGAAGGAAGTCTCTCAGCTGTTAGCTGGGCAGAAAAATCCAGTGAGATCAGCATCAGAGGTTAAATGTGACTGGTCTGAGGTGTGCTGTACTACTCAAGCCTGCActagttaaaaatacatttcgGGACCAGTGATGGTTTAAAAAACACAATTAAATCACAATACTTCTTTACCTGTTGTGAATGGGTCAGGGTGAGCAGTGAAAGCTTTGTGCTAAAGGATCTCCACTGGCATGCAGACAAAGCTGACATCATTGGCTTTAAAATTCCATTCTCCCAGCAGTCATAAATCAGGTTAAATAAACTGGCAATGGTATACTGAGTATCTACTGCCttgaaagacaaggaaaataaaCATTAATGCTAGGTGTACTAGAGCTCCTGCATGTCTAAAGCATTAAAACTCAACCCAGGGAAATTCAAGGGAACTGCTGAAAGTAATCACCAGGAATTAATCTAATGATATCATGCTGAACCTTTTGGTCAGCCAGACTTAAACATTTCTGCAGATCAGGATATTATCATGGTTTCTAAGCCAATATCAGAGAAAtgttctttgactttttttaaaagcacttacaCGTGGTTCTGGAGAGCTCTCTCGCCTTTTCTAGTCAGGTGAGTTTCTGAATCAGAACACTTCCCGATGAACTGCTCAGGGCTGCCTGGACAAGGGCCTGCAGCTTCCACTTCAAACGTTTTCTCTACCACCATGAATAAACCTGTTCAGCTCATATTGGAAACTGATgtcccccaaaaaaacccatcaaCACCGGGAAGAGGATAAATGCTGCCCAGGTACAGTACCTGCCCCCAAACTACACACACGTTAGCTATCAAGGTTACTCTTTGCTTTACTAGATGCTATCATgatctacattttctttctttgcagacACACTGaagtaatttccattttcaaTGCACAGCAATAAAAAACTAAACATTTCTTTAATACAATTATGGTACCACTTCCAAGGATATTTACAAACAAGGCtaattattttacagatgaaTGTGCTTCTGCTGTTCTGGGCTACTATATTGATATTCTTCTCAGTCAAAGCACTGTCATGCTTAATGCATGAAACACTGAATAATAAGGACAGCTGACTTGTTTTGATGTTAGCTGAAAAAGATTTGCTCCTACTAAAGGTgaaggaacattaaaaaaatatgcatagTCATTGAATCAAGGAAATCAAGCACCAATCCACACATGCATTGCTGGAGACTGATACTGTCAGGACAATTCCTTGATTTTTCAAATAGCTACTTCACACACAATTAGAAGTGTCATGAATCACAAACAGGGCAACACATCTGAGTGTCCAGATCAGTACTCCGAAGAATGTAAATACATAAACTTTGGATTATTTGACAACATGGATTTAAGTTAACAAGACAAACTGTACTAAATAACCATACACATTTTGGAGGTATTATTCCTCTAACACTGCATAGGAAGTCAAAAAGGATTCTCCTGCTCCCCCGAGGAACTAGATGCCAaagagagaaagatttttttttgtgacagaaCAGTTAAAAGGCAGAATTAATTTCTGGGCTCAGCCACGCTACATCACTGGCATATTTATGAACCTCTTGATGAGAAAGTCGAGGTTATACAAGAATAGTTTCACCACACTCCATGACCACCTGTGGAAACTTTACCTGTAACATGTCAGCCATGGTGGTGATGGGGTTTGGGctgttctgtttgggttttttttccactgcatcATTATGAAAAGGGAGACTGTCAGCTGGGAGTGATTACTTGTGTGCCAAACTTCTGTAAAACTCGATTACAGTATGAGGCAGACTCAATTCAGTTGAAAATAAGATAAATCGATGGTTTTGGTGACTGGACACTGGAAAAGATTATTCCTGTTGGTAGAGGGTTAAAGTGAAACAAAAGGCATACACATTGGCAAAAGCTAGGAAGTAGTTAGAGCTTagttcagaaaaagaaagtggGGCAAGAGACTCAGAGCGttggaaattatatatatattagtgtTTAATCTAATTGCTATTAGTTTAAtaattattacatttaaaaattattcttactgATCCATATTTGACTCAGGCAGCCAGTATTACCCTTCTGACTGCAATACTGTTAAGACTTAAGAGGCAGTTAATCTTCTAGACTTTAAGTGAAACTAATATAATGGCCAATTTCTTTCATATGGCTGTAACTGGCATACGCTTCACTCTGCAAGAAATTAGAACCACAAATTATTTTGATAGTTTAATATTCTGCAGCAAATGCCAGTGCTTGTTAAAAAGCAAACGAGCACACTACAAGCTGAAGCCTTCTCTACCCACCAAGACCATTcaggaggcagctctgctgtTCCCATCGGGGCAATCACCCGCTGTGGGGCGGGAGGGACAGTTCACAGCTCGTCCTTAAGACTTCAGTTCCTTTTCAGTAAAAGgaagcctgtgctgctgctgagcttcaaGGGGTGCATTCCCAAACCCTTTTATAAACTCGCTCTTCCAGGTGCACTCCTGTTTCTGGAGCATGGAACAGGCTCTGGATTTAAGGAGTTCCTAGAATCTCCGATGTATTTACAGGGCTGTGGACAGTGTCTTCCCTCTCCAGTAAAGTCTGTATTCCTGTGCTCTGTATCCTTCAAGACTGAAGGGACCTTATGCAGTAGAGAAAATACTTTCAATCTTTACATAGCTTTTCTCTAGAACACAGGAGAATCACAGAACGTGCAAGGTCCTTGCAATAACCTCTTGATCCATTCAGGATCTGCAAATAAGAAAACAAGTTGTTTAAAGCTGGAGGTAGAGGAACGACACCCGAGATGGACAAACTAAATCGTAATCCTTAGACAGTTTGTATATATTCACCAGACAGGATTAACTGAGCATTCAGAGGAATCCAACTCCATTTCTGTCACGAAATTTCAAGTAATGCCAGTTTATATCCCACTTCATCAGGGGACAATATTAAGGTGAAACAGACAGTCCATGCTGTATCACTACATACTCATCTTGATAGCTATAGAGGAAAAAATTTAAAGGATCACCATGCCACAAATGTAGTGTCCTCATTTTCTTAACCAAAATTAGATCCTTCACATAATGCAGTCCTTGGTTCCTGTTTCTTTGTCCCTGTCCAACAGAAGTAAATCAAGTTTACAGCCTCTCTATGGAGGTTTTAGTTCTGTGTTGATCTTTAGTGCCAACTGGAATACCCACATATTATGGGGAGAGGAAAAGTATCACCTACACTTTAAGACAAACTGTTGAGAGCACTCCATCATTTTTTTAAGTGGACAAGTtgtgaagaaaacaattttcttgcACAGCTTGTCCTTCCTCAAACTCTGAAAATGCAAAGCCAAAAGGCTGACTGGCTCCCAGAGCCTGCCGTTATTGTCTCTGAGTGATGTACTTATTGGAGGTTTGAGACCCACCCCAGCAAGGTGCCAGCTATTCCTTAACCTGTGCTGGGGCAGTGCAGCTTGCACCGAAACAGAATGCCAAAGACCATCAGGTCTTGCAGAACTGGATGCTAATATATTCAACTGGAATATAAACTAACTGTTCTAGCACTCCAGCATAGATTATGTGTTTACCCAGCtctcattaaaattaaatatttataaattaatttctgcagtCACTATTCTGTAATTAACATGTGCCACTAATGCATGGACAACAACAGGACACCGTGAAATGCAGAGTGCTAGTGCTTCACGTGGTAAGTGTCTGAAAGGGAAAAGTCAGTGAAACCAATTCAAGTCATTTTGCAGCTAAAACTTAATAATACATAACCTTGCCCCCTCTGGCTACAGGAAGTTTACCTTCTGGGGTTGGATGCCGTGCAATGCTGTCGTGAAGCAAACACCTCCTGTATACCAAACTCTGGCAGGATTGGTAGGTTAGGAAGCACCTGTGAAAGGACAAGTAGTTTTATCAAGAGGCTTGGGGctgtaatgttttgttttgtgacCTGCTCCTATGCCCTGGCTGGAGGCTGGGTTCTGTTCCCAATGGACCTTGCTTTCTGAGAGTAAGGGCAGTAATGAGCTACATGAAAcatgaaaattaataatttagtAACTCAGGTAAATGAAACTTCACAAGTGTAACCAGTTACATATGgtcatgaaaatgaaaaaggcCGAAAATCAGTATAGCAAGTTTCCTCATTAGCCAAAAATTTTAGCATACAGTAGAAGAGGTGTAAAGCTTGAGGGTTACTGCACAGGGGAAGAACCGGTGTCTCCTTAAGGTGACTGTTTAGCCAAACTAGCACATAGTATCTGTTAGGCCAAGTTTTTAGTTTCTGACAGACTACTGACTTGCCAAGCCTCCAGGGACAATCACCATGTACCCGACACATGGGTGTTGGAATATTTCCTTTTCTAGCTGTTCCAGAATTTGTCTGACTTCTCAAACTGGCTGTTTCCAGTGATTTGTTAAAtcactttgttttcaaatgctgaagGAGCTAGAACAAACCCTCCTTCATGTGCTGTTCCAAAGGATGACTTGTGCTTGATTTTTCCTCACCTACTTTCCCCTGCCTCCATCCTCCCCCTGCTTGGAGAAAAAAGTTAAGACGATCAAAAGCATTTAATCTGAAAACAGTGTACTGATAAGAGAACCAATCCAATGACCTCTCTCTCACAGAAGAGGACAGGTAACAGACAGAAAATCTGCTTAACTGAAGCATGGATAACATGCTTCATAACTCCAACACTAAGAAGTGGTTTAGGGTAGCTGTGTAAGTATGTTTCAATTATCCAGAGGGGGGCAAAAACTTTTTAAGAACCAGTTACCTGAGCCAAATATGTCCATTGGAGCAGACTGCCTGTTTGCGATCAGTGAATGGCAGGATCTCTTTACACAAGCTGCAGTGCTCTGGAAAAGtctgtttgttcattttctttaagaTATGCCCAATCAGCACCTGGGAATACACAGCAGTCAGCGTTGTTTACAGCAAGACAGATGCCTAGTGAAAGGTGGAAACGTCTCTCAGGATATTGTGATTTCAGAATATAATACAGGATGCAAAGTTCTATGCTCTTCACTgaattcaaagaaataaaagcctAAGAAATAGAATACATTGATAAGTATTATTCTCGTCACCTCCTAAAGATTTCTGTCCTACAGTAAAGAGATGCAGAATTTAAGAGCAGTAGTGTTATGTTAAACtactttcaaatttaaaaaatactgaagaaattgTCGTCGTACCACTTTAGAAGATGCCACTGACCATTACAGCAATGCTTTCACGTTTTTATGTCTATCACAATGgatgtgctaaaaaaaaaagccctgttcATAAGCTACCTGGATGCATGTCTTCAGCAGTTATCTTAGAGTATACATAATGTTTATAGTAGAACATTTACGTGATCAAATTTGTCTTTGACATTTCAATAGATATAAACCACATCCCAAGGGCCTTTAAAATGTGACAGCAAACTGAATAGATAAAATAGAATTTGGAAGGCAGCTTTTAATCACTATAAAAAGAAGAATCTTGTTTACAAGATAAGAAAAGCAACCTCTCAAACCTCAATTTATAGTAACTGCATGCTAGAaaagcacagcagctctgccagaaCGCTCTCCCAGGGAAACACTGGTGGCCACACTGTGTGTGCTGCTTAATTGCAAGTCCAGCAGAGAACAGCACACCACCTCAGCAATGGAAATatgcttccttcctctcttttggGATGCTATGTTAAGGTTGATTTTGAGAGTTCAAGTGATTTAAGGGCTTAGGTACCGAAAAGAACTGTTCTCTGCTCATACAAAGAGGTACAGAGACATCTAAGACATTCTTGACTTAGGAGCCGGGAGGCCAGTGGCAAAGCTTCCCACTGAAGCTTCCTTTGTCTCACATCTATATTCATGGCCCAGCCAAGCTTCGCTGATCGCTTAGTTCCTGTCATCAGTGCTTACTCCACCCATCGCAATAGGCCGATACAGTCCTTGCAGTTATGCTTTTATTCTGGTAGGGAGCATTGCAAGTTTGAGAAGAGTTCCTATCATGGCCAAGCATTCAGTTCTGCTTGTTTATTGTAGTTCAGTAAGTGCAAGCGTGCCTGAAGGTTCAGGCCTTGTACGTTATAACAGACATTCATTCAGCTTGCTTAAGTGAAAGTCCTGCATAAAAGTTCTGAATCACTGGATTTACCTCATGGAACACAATCACTTTCTGAACTTCTGTAACTGATCTTGCCACTGAACAAGACCTGATGTACCACCTGAACTGTGACAGTACTTTCGATTATAAATACTTTAAGAAGTGATACTGCAACTCTTAAAATTAGAGCAGCAGACTAACCGCCTAGAGGAAATACCTCCTAAATTTAGTTCTCTAGAGATGATAGATTAAATAAGTTTAGCCATGAAAACAAGCATCCCTCTCAACCAGTACATGTTCTAAACCCACCAACAGCAGTGGAATAGTCCTCTCCCTTGTTCTGACAAAACTCAGGCACGCTTATTCTTTATTGTACCTGATGCAAATTTCAACACCTGTATTTACATTTCCTCCTACTCCATAATTTCAAGGAAGGACAGCTTACACTGTATGCTCTATAGAAGCTGACCGGCAAGGATGACATGATTACAGTTCTCTTTCCCACCCAaagctgtattttcatttaagggtatggaggggagagaaagaaggaactTCTAACAGCGAATCCCCAGAGCATAGAGGTGCACTTACTCGTGCTGTTCTGTCATCATAGCCATCATCGGACATTAAGAAGTCACAGACTCCTCTGGTGGGAATACTGGTGTTTTCTGTAATCCATGTGTGTAGATAAACTTCTCCCAACACCCGTTTCATGTGCTCTCGTGTCAAATGCATTTCTACTGCCTCAATTTGTGCCTGTATTTCAAGAAGCTTTTCTTCCATTGGCTCGCGGCCTCCTATGTCACTTGACTGAGGAAGAGAATCCTCTGCAGTGTCATCTATGTCCATACCTTTGCCCGTGTCACATAGGCTCTGCTTGCTGGCTTGTTTAGAAGTTCCTTCCTCTTGATCATCTTCAGTGCTGCCCATCCCAGGGGAATCCGATATCAAGATTTTTGCATCCTCGTGTGACGGTCTCCACATGACCTCTGAGGGAGCTTTCTGCATTGACTGGTACAAAATCCTCAGGAGAAATAGCTTAAACCGCCAGAAGTAAGTAGAACCACAGCTCTCAATCTTTTTATCCAGTGCTTCCTGTAAGAACTGAGGAATATGCTTATCCTTCAAAATTTTCCAGCGTACAAGATCCGTCAAGTCCACTTGCCGAAAAAGGTTCTGAACAGAAGATTCCAAGAGCTGTGCAGCTGCCTCCTCAAAAGTCTTAAGGGTTACAAACTGAACCTGGTAGTTTTTGTTAACTGGGTGCAGGCCGTTAGTCATCCCCTCTGTTGTAATAACGGCTAAGTACGCCCCGCACGGGCTAACGGCTATTCCGTGAGTCCTGACGGAGCCAAACACTTCTGAGAGCTTAATCAGCTGGTGCTCAAACTTTAAAGCAACGTTCGTGAATATAGGAATCAGCTGCCTCACCTTTCCATCACTGGAGCACGTGTACACTGTGCCGTTCTGTTTGTCTGCGGTCATAGATACAATTGGCAAAGAATGAAGCCCTGTCACGTGGGAATTATGGACATTAAGACCTGCTTTGGATATCAACAGGAGACACCAAAATACGTAGGCTCCTCTCGCAGCCACCACTAGGCTACAGCTACATTTCTGGTAGGGGTGGTAAAGAGGAATGCATTTGATACTGTGCACTGGTAACTGGTCCATTTCTTGCCATAAGACTACAGGTTGTCTCAGCGTAAAGTAGCCTTTGACTGCTTTTAGGTTGACAGGAAGGATCTTAACTGGTCCAAAAGCACTCCCCACAATAAGTCCACTCATCTTTCGGTTGTTATGTTCATACTCCCACCAAGACAACACACTTGGGGAATTTATTCCGGACTCTATGGTATTGCAAGAAGTAATTGATTCCTTACCCAGAAATGGAAGCTGAAATTGCCAAACTGCAATGTTACCATTTTCAAAGAGTACCGCTAAGAGCACGCTGCCGACGTCCCGGCATTCGTTGTTGTGTTTAACCTGCTGAGTGGTGCAGATGCCCGACCACTCCATGCGCACTGGAGTCTGCATGCTGTGCCGTCTCTGAAATTCAGAGAAATCTCCTAGTTCTCCCCTGGCAGTGTCAGCCTTAGAAAGTTTGTAACTGGCTTCGTACAAACGCTCCCCGTAGATTTCTGTCAGGTCCACCAGCTGCACCCACTGCAGCCTGTTGAGGTTTGCGTGGATGGTCAGTCGATTGTCCATGGTTAAAGCTGCGAGCAGGCACCTCCCGTTGGCGTCACAGCCCAGTGGGGACCAGCTGGAATACTTGAATCCTCGCATGGGTGGCAGCGACTTCCCCTCGGGATTGAACACTCGATCTAGCATAAACGTTTGGCTAACCGTTGGATCCACCGAACTTGCAAACCTTTCCTTACATTCAGCTACCTCCTTTTTTGGACCAACctaaaagataacaaaaagaacTTAAACAATTGTAGAACTCTTTTTTAAGATGAGTTTCCTGGAATTAATTCCCACTTGAAACAGAACATCCCCTATCACAACCCATACTCCACTGTCCCCATGATTAATTAATGTCACTCTTA
Coding sequences:
- the GTF3C4 gene encoding general transcription factor 3C polypeptide 4 isoform X1 — its product is MAAAAERGGSPSLSAGEEEPPLGLDSLVEEAAAAAPSAGFRLTAVRREPAVRLQHGVSGLEPLAWSEDHRVSVSTARSIAVLEQLSDVHSGGQEMVIHRTAVPAPSAACLLKVGPKKEVAECKERFASSVDPTVSQTFMLDRVFNPEGKSLPPMRGFKYSSWSPLGCDANGRCLLAALTMDNRLTIHANLNRLQWVQLVDLTEIYGERLYEASYKLSKADTARGELGDFSEFQRRHSMQTPVRMEWSGICTTQQVKHNNECRDVGSVLLAVLFENGNIAVWQFQLPFLGKESITSCNTIESGINSPSVLSWWEYEHNNRKMSGLIVGSAFGPVKILPVNLKAVKGYFTLRQPVVLWQEMDQLPVHSIKCIPLYHPYQKCSCSLVVAARGAYVFWCLLLISKAGLNVHNSHVTGLHSLPIVSMTADKQNGTVYTCSSDGKVRQLIPIFTNVALKFEHQLIKLSEVFGSVRTHGIAVSPCGAYLAVITTEGMTNGLHPVNKNYQVQFVTLKTFEEAAAQLLESSVQNLFRQVDLTDLVRWKILKDKHIPQFLQEALDKKIESCGSTYFWRFKLFLLRILYQSMQKAPSEVMWRPSHEDAKILISDSPGMGSTEDDQEEGTSKQASKQSLCDTGKGMDIDDTAEDSLPQSSDIGGREPMEEKLLEIQAQIEAVEMHLTREHMKRVLGEVYLHTWITENTSIPTRGVCDFLMSDDGYDDRTARVLIGHILKKMNKQTFPEHCSLCKEILPFTDRKQAVCSNGHIWLRCFLTYQSCQSLVYRRCLLHDSIARHPTPEDPEWIKRLLQGPCTFCDSPVF
- the GTF3C4 gene encoding general transcription factor 3C polypeptide 4 isoform X2; translation: MAAAAERGGSPSLSAGEEEPPLGLDSLVEEAAAAAPSAGFRLTAVRREPAVRLQHGVSGLEPLAWSEDHRVSVSTARSIAVLEQLSDVHSGGQEMVIHRTAVPAPSAACLLKVGPKKEVAECKERFASSVDPTVSQTFMLDRVFNPEGKSLPPMRGFKYSSWSPLGCDANGRCLLAALTMDNRLTIHANLNRLQWVQLVDLTEIYGERLYEASYKLSKADTARGELGDFSEFQRRHSMQTPVRMEWSGICTTQQVKHNNECRDVGSVLLAVLFENGNIAVWQFQLPFLGKESITSCNTIESGINSPSVLSWWEYEHNNRKMSGLIVGSAFGPVKILPVNLKAVKGYFTLRQPVVLWQEMDQLPVHSIKCIPLYHPYQKCSCSLVVAARGAYVFWCLLLISKAGLNVHNSHVTGLHSLPIVSMTADKQNGTVYTCSSDGKVRQLIPIFTNVALKFEHQLIKLSEVFGSVRTHGIAVSPCGAYLAVITTEGMTNGLHPVNKNYQVQFVTLKTFEEAAAQLLESSVQNLFRQVDLTDLVRWKILKDKHIPQFLQEALDKKIESCGSTYFWRFKLFLLRILYQSMQKAPSEVMWRPSHEDAKILISDSPGMGSTEDDQEEGTSKQASKQSLCDTGKGMDIDDTAEDSLPQSSDIGGREPMEEKLLEIQAQIEAVEMHLTREHMKRVLGEVYLHTWITENTSIPTRGVCDFLMSDDGYDDRTARASVLL